From one Pseudomonas sp. S35 genomic stretch:
- a CDS encoding DUF934 domain-containing protein, which yields MQRIIKNNEVLDETWHLLPKDASFDGISNCDDLIVPLALWREHGHALKARDGGLGVWLDADEEAEEIGADVEHFQVIALNFPAFTDGRNYSNARLLRDRYGYKGELRAIGDVLRDQLFYLRRCGFDAFALRADKDPYEALESLKDFSVTYQAATDEPLPLFRRR from the coding sequence ATGCAGCGAATCATTAAGAACAACGAAGTCCTCGACGAAACCTGGCACTTGCTGCCCAAGGACGCGAGCTTCGACGGCATCTCCAACTGCGACGACCTGATCGTGCCGCTGGCCCTGTGGCGCGAACACGGCCACGCCCTCAAGGCCCGCGACGGCGGCCTGGGTGTGTGGCTGGACGCCGATGAAGAAGCCGAAGAAATCGGCGCCGACGTGGAGCACTTCCAGGTCATCGCCCTGAACTTCCCGGCCTTCACCGACGGTCGCAATTACTCCAACGCCCGCTTGCTGCGTGACCGTTACGGCTACAAAGGTGAGCTGCGGGCGATTGGCGATGTGCTGCGCGACCAGTTGTTCTACCTGCGCCGTTGCGGGTTCGATGCCTTCGCGCTGCGCGCAGACAAAGACCCGTACGAAGCATTGGAAAGCCTCAAGGACTTCTCGGTGACGTACCAGGCCGCAACCGATGAGCCGTTGCCGCTGTTTCGCCGGCGTTAA
- a CDS encoding NADH:flavin oxidoreductase/NADH oxidase family protein, with product MSPFEALQLPNGQIIANRIAKAAMEENMADINQAPSRELKQLYKAWAEGEPGLLLTGNVMIDRHAMTGPGGVALENEEHLDSFREWADVARNKGVHFWMQLSHPGRQTMANLGQQALAPSAIALDLGSFSKMFATPKAMSEDDIQDVIRRFATSARLAEKAGFTGVQIHGAHGYLLSQFLSPLSNHRSDRWGGSLENRARLLLEVIHAVRASVSPSFCVAVKLNSADFQRGGFDETDARAVVEMLNPLPIDLLELSGGSYEAPAMQGEARDGRTLAREAYFLEFAAEMASVATMPVMVTGGIRRLPIVKQVLDSGVAMAGIATALTLEPQLIKHWREGRDLNPQLKPIDWKRKPLASLATLAVVRDQMRRLSRGRLPNPKVIPWLALACDQWFIARRTRQYRAAMTQSSH from the coding sequence ATGTCACCTTTTGAAGCCCTGCAACTGCCCAACGGCCAAATCATCGCCAATCGCATCGCCAAGGCTGCGATGGAAGAGAACATGGCCGATATCAACCAAGCGCCGTCCCGCGAATTGAAGCAGTTGTACAAGGCCTGGGCTGAAGGCGAACCCGGCCTGCTGCTGACCGGCAACGTGATGATCGACCGCCACGCCATGACCGGCCCCGGCGGCGTGGCCCTGGAAAACGAGGAGCACCTGGACAGCTTTCGCGAATGGGCCGATGTAGCCCGTAACAAGGGCGTGCACTTCTGGATGCAGCTCAGCCATCCAGGGCGCCAGACCATGGCCAATCTCGGCCAACAAGCCTTGGCACCGTCTGCCATTGCGCTGGACCTGGGCAGCTTTTCCAAGATGTTCGCCACGCCAAAAGCGATGAGCGAAGACGATATTCAGGACGTGATCCGGCGCTTCGCAACCAGCGCACGCCTGGCCGAGAAAGCTGGCTTTACCGGGGTGCAGATCCACGGCGCCCACGGCTATTTGTTGAGTCAATTTCTCTCACCCTTGAGCAACCACCGCAGCGACCGTTGGGGCGGCTCGCTGGAAAATCGCGCACGCCTGCTGCTGGAAGTGATTCACGCCGTGCGCGCCAGTGTCAGCCCGTCGTTTTGCGTGGCGGTCAAACTCAACTCGGCGGATTTCCAGCGTGGCGGCTTCGATGAAACCGATGCGCGCGCGGTGGTCGAAATGCTCAACCCGTTGCCCATCGACTTGCTGGAATTGTCCGGTGGCAGCTACGAAGCACCCGCCATGCAAGGCGAAGCGCGGGATGGACGCACCCTGGCCCGTGAGGCGTATTTCCTAGAATTTGCCGCAGAAATGGCCAGCGTCGCCACCATGCCCGTCATGGTCACCGGTGGCATTCGCCGACTGCCTATCGTGAAGCAGGTACTGGACAGCGGCGTCGCCATGGCCGGTATCGCCACCGCCCTGACCCTGGAACCACAATTGATCAAGCATTGGCGCGAAGGACGCGACCTCAACCCGCAACTCAAACCGATCGATTGGAAGCGCAAGCCCCTGGCCTCACTCGCTACGCTCGCGGTGGTGCGCGACCAGATGCGCCGCCTCAGCCGTGGTCGTCTGCCCAACCCCAAGGTTATCCCCTGGCTGGCCCTGGCGTGTGACCAATGGTTTATCGCTCGGCGCACTCGGCAGTACCGTGCGGCCATGACGCAGTCTTCACATTAA
- a CDS encoding LysR substrate-binding domain-containing protein — protein sequence MRLRHIEVIQAILQTGHLGTAAEWLHLPVGEVDAALKEAELQLGFMLFASVRGRLQATRETLALQAEIAHVYAALEPVQRLASRLKHHHAPPLRALCTAPLANQLLPQSIAVLRRRFQDTPCNLSSQPTREIIRSLLLHEADIGLSLHDPEHPQILSSVLAQGKLQLLAPHGWLKPKQKYIALQDLAGQSMIGLEGQDPLSRLLDAKLQALRPLPVVQTRVQTYQMMRSMVEAGEGLAIVDPFTAFGAREAGLDACPLSPPMLVNLYALTLKDGETSPALNALLEIVTQKAESLLAS from the coding sequence ATGCGTTTACGTCATATCGAAGTGATTCAGGCCATCTTGCAGACCGGACACCTCGGCACGGCCGCCGAATGGTTGCACCTCCCCGTGGGCGAAGTGGACGCGGCGCTCAAGGAGGCCGAGTTGCAACTGGGCTTTATGCTGTTCGCCAGCGTACGCGGGCGCTTGCAGGCGACACGGGAAACCCTGGCGTTGCAGGCAGAAATTGCCCATGTGTACGCAGCGCTGGAACCGGTGCAGCGCCTGGCCAGCCGTTTGAAACACCATCACGCCCCGCCGCTGCGCGCGCTCTGTACTGCGCCCCTGGCCAATCAACTGTTGCCACAGAGCATTGCCGTGCTGCGTCGACGCTTCCAGGACACGCCCTGCAACCTGTCGAGCCAGCCCACACGCGAGATCATCAGGAGCCTGTTGCTGCACGAGGCCGATATCGGCCTGAGCCTGCATGACCCGGAACACCCGCAAATCCTCAGCAGCGTCTTGGCCCAGGGCAAACTGCAATTGCTCGCGCCCCATGGCTGGCTGAAACCCAAGCAGAAGTACATCGCGCTGCAAGACCTGGCCGGGCAGTCGATGATCGGGCTGGAGGGGCAAGACCCGCTCAGCCGCCTGCTGGACGCCAAGCTGCAAGCCCTGCGACCACTGCCGGTGGTGCAGACGCGGGTGCAGACCTACCAGATGATGCGCAGCATGGTCGAAGCGGGAGAAGGCTTGGCGATTGTCGACCCGTTCACCGCCTTCGGCGCGCGCGAGGCCGGGCTGGATGCGTGCCCGTTGTCGCCGCCGATGCTGGTCAACCTGTACGCGCTGACCCTCAAGGATGGCGAGACCTCTCCCGCCTTGAATGCATTGCTGGAGATCGTCACACAGAAGGCTGAAAGCCTGCTGGCGAGTTAA
- a CDS encoding NADPH-dependent FMN reductase: MSKVYTIAVLVGSLRKQSINRKVALALAELAPANLKLNIVEIGDLPLYNEDIDADSPPAAYSTFRKQVSSSDAVLFVTPEYNRSVPAPLKNAIDVGSRPYGQSAWSGKPGAIISVSPGAVGGFGANHHLRQSLVFLDVWCMQQPEAYLGGAGSVFDESGKVSEKTKPFLQAFIDAYGQWVEKQHA, encoded by the coding sequence ATGAGCAAGGTCTATACGATTGCCGTCCTGGTTGGCAGCTTGAGAAAACAGTCGATCAACCGCAAGGTCGCCCTGGCATTGGCTGAACTGGCCCCGGCCAACCTGAAGTTGAACATTGTCGAAATTGGCGACCTGCCCCTCTACAACGAAGACATCGACGCGGATTCACCGCCGGCAGCCTACAGTACTTTCCGCAAACAGGTGAGTTCATCCGACGCGGTGCTGTTTGTGACCCCGGAATACAACCGTTCGGTGCCGGCCCCGTTGAAGAACGCGATTGATGTGGGTTCCCGCCCTTATGGGCAAAGCGCCTGGAGTGGCAAGCCTGGGGCGATCATCAGTGTTTCGCCGGGTGCAGTAGGCGGCTTTGGTGCCAACCACCACTTACGCCAGTCCCTGGTGTTCCTGGATGTGTGGTGCATGCAGCAGCCGGAAGCCTACCTGGGTGGGGCGGGCAGTGTGTTTGATGAGTCGGGCAAGGTGTCAGAAAAGACCAAGCCGTTTTTGCAGGCATTCATCGACGCCTATGGCCAGTGGGTAGAGAAACAGCATGCTTGA
- a CDS encoding GNAT family N-acetyltransferase, producing the protein MQAVMNPKYPGLSVRVADEGFDAYVWGNDFSFEVNAYSVPEMGMRVDQWPLERILPYRKCYGIDPEEFASFRNAPDSAIFMAYLDDRPVGHIVVSTNWNGFAHVDELAVVLPARRHGVAKALLDVAQFWSRKKSLPGMMLETQNNNLGACRLYERCGYVMGGIDHLRYRGIDPQTREVAIFWYRLFKAEVDKA; encoded by the coding sequence ATGCAAGCTGTAATGAACCCGAAGTATCCAGGGCTCAGTGTGCGGGTCGCCGACGAAGGTTTTGATGCCTACGTGTGGGGCAATGACTTCAGTTTCGAGGTCAATGCCTACAGCGTTCCGGAGATGGGCATGCGCGTCGACCAATGGCCGCTGGAGCGTATCCTGCCGTACCGCAAATGTTATGGGATTGATCCTGAGGAGTTCGCCAGTTTTCGCAATGCGCCAGACAGTGCGATCTTCATGGCCTATTTGGACGATCGGCCCGTGGGGCATATCGTGGTCAGCACCAATTGGAACGGTTTTGCCCATGTGGATGAGTTGGCGGTGGTCTTGCCAGCGCGGCGGCACGGCGTCGCCAAGGCGTTGCTGGATGTAGCGCAGTTCTGGAGCCGCAAGAAAAGCCTGCCGGGCATGATGCTCGAAACCCAGAACAATAACCTCGGTGCCTGCCGTTTATATGAACGCTGCGGCTATGTGATGGGCGGGATCGACCACCTGCGCTATCGCGGCATCGACCCGCAGACCCGCGAAGTGGCGATTTTCTGGTATCGCTTGTTCAAGGCGGAAGTCGATAAGGCTTAA
- a CDS encoding Orn/Lys/Arg decarboxylase N-terminal domain-containing protein: MYKDLKFPILIVHRDIKADTVAGDRVRGIARELEQEGFSIFSAVDYAEGRLVASTHHGLACMLIAAEGAGENTHLLQNMVELIRLARVRAPNLPIFALGEQVTLENAPADAMSELNQLRGILYLFEDTVPFLARQVARAARTYLDGLLPPFFKALVQHTADSNYSWHTPGHGGGVAYRKSPVGQAFHQFFGENTLRSDLSVSVPELGSLLDHTGPLAEAEARAARNFGADHTFFVINGTSTANKIVWHSMVGRDDLVLVDRNCHKSVLHSIIMTGAIPLYLCPERNELGIIGPIPLSEFSPESIRAKIDASPLTRGRPAKVKMAVVTNSTYDGLCYNAELIKQQLGNSVEVLHFDEAWYAYAAFHEFFAGRYGMGTSRTPDSPLVFTTHSTHKLLAAFSQASMIHVQDGGARQLDRDRFNEAFMMHISTSPQYSIIASLDVASAMMEGPAGRSLLQEMFDEALSFRRALANLRQHIAAEDWWFSIWQPPSVAGIDRVVTADWLLQPQDDWHGFGDVAEDYVLLDPIKVTLVMPGLNAGGTLSDCGIPAAVVSKFLWERGLVVEKTGLYSFLVLFSMGITKGKWSTLLTELLEFKRSYDANASLASCLPSVFAQGPARYQGLGLRDLCDQLHSCYRSNATAKHLKRMYTVLPDIAMKPADAYDQLVRGEVEAVSIDALPGRVAAVMLVPYPPGIPLIMPGERFTESTRSIIDYLAFARTFDSSFPGFVADVHGLQHEDDGSGRCYTVDCIKG; encoded by the coding sequence ACCTGCTGCAAAACATGGTCGAGCTGATCCGCCTGGCGCGGGTGCGGGCGCCGAACCTGCCGATCTTTGCCCTGGGCGAGCAAGTCACCCTGGAAAACGCCCCGGCCGACGCCATGAGCGAACTCAACCAACTGCGCGGCATCCTTTATCTATTCGAAGACACCGTGCCATTCCTGGCGCGACAAGTGGCGCGTGCCGCACGCACGTACTTGGATGGCCTGCTGCCGCCATTCTTCAAGGCGCTGGTGCAGCACACCGCTGATTCCAATTACTCCTGGCACACCCCCGGTCATGGCGGTGGTGTGGCGTACCGCAAAAGCCCGGTGGGGCAAGCGTTTCACCAGTTCTTTGGGGAAAACACCCTGCGTTCGGATTTGTCGGTGTCCGTGCCCGAACTGGGTTCGCTGCTGGACCACACGGGGCCGCTGGCCGAGGCCGAAGCCCGCGCCGCGCGCAACTTCGGCGCCGATCACACCTTTTTCGTGATCAATGGCACGTCCACCGCCAACAAAATCGTCTGGCACTCGATGGTTGGCCGCGATGACCTGGTGTTGGTGGACCGCAACTGCCATAAGTCGGTGTTGCACTCGATCATCATGACCGGCGCGATTCCCCTTTACCTCTGCCCGGAGCGCAACGAGCTGGGCATTATCGGCCCGATTCCGTTGAGCGAATTCAGCCCCGAATCGATTCGCGCCAAGATCGACGCCAGCCCCCTGACCCGTGGCCGGCCGGCGAAAGTGAAAATGGCCGTGGTCACCAATTCCACCTACGACGGCCTGTGCTACAACGCCGAGTTGATCAAGCAGCAGTTGGGCAATAGCGTCGAGGTGCTGCACTTCGACGAAGCCTGGTATGCCTACGCCGCGTTCCATGAGTTTTTTGCCGGGCGCTACGGCATGGGCACCTCGCGCACCCCGGACAGCCCACTGGTCTTTACCACCCACTCCACTCACAAACTGCTGGCCGCCTTCAGCCAGGCCTCGATGATCCATGTGCAGGACGGTGGCGCGCGGCAGCTGGACCGTGACCGTTTCAACGAAGCGTTCATGATGCACATCTCCACCTCGCCGCAATACAGCATCATCGCCTCGCTGGACGTGGCGTCGGCGATGATGGAAGGCCCGGCCGGGCGTTCGTTGCTGCAGGAAATGTTCGACGAGGCCCTGAGCTTTCGCCGCGCCCTGGCTAACCTGCGCCAACATATCGCCGCTGAGGATTGGTGGTTCTCGATCTGGCAACCGCCGTCTGTGGCCGGCATCGACCGCGTCGTCACGGCGGATTGGCTATTGCAGCCGCAGGATGATTGGCATGGCTTCGGTGATGTGGCCGAAGACTATGTGTTGCTGGACCCGATCAAAGTGACGCTGGTGATGCCCGGCCTCAACGCCGGCGGTACCTTGAGCGATTGCGGGATTCCAGCCGCCGTGGTCAGTAAGTTCCTCTGGGAGCGCGGGTTGGTGGTGGAAAAGACCGGGCTCTATTCCTTTCTCGTGTTGTTTTCCATGGGTATCACCAAAGGCAAATGGAGTACCTTGCTGACCGAGTTGCTTGAGTTCAAGCGCAGTTACGACGCGAACGCCAGCCTGGCCAGTTGTTTGCCCTCGGTGTTTGCCCAAGGCCCGGCGCGTTATCAGGGCTTGGGTTTGCGCGACCTGTGCGACCAATTGCACAGCTGTTACCGCAGCAACGCCACCGCCAAGCATCTCAAGCGCATGTATACCGTCTTACCGGACATCGCAATGAAACCGGCAGACGCCTACGACCAATTGGTAAGGGGCGAAGTGGAGGCGGTGTCGATTGATGCCTTGCCAGGACGCGTCGCAGCCGTGATGCTGGTGCCATATCCGCCGGGCATTCCGCTGATCATGCCAGGCGAACGCTTTACCGAGTCAACCCGTTCGATCATCGACTACCTGGCGTTTGCCCGGACGTTCGATAGCAGTTTCCCGGGTTTTGTTGCCGATGTTCACGGGTTGCAACACGAAGATGACGGCAGTGGTCGTTGTTACACCGTCGATTGCATCAAGGGTTAA
- the poxB gene encoding ubiquinone-dependent pyruvate dehydrogenase yields the protein MAKINLAQQLATTLEQAGIKRIWGLTGDSLNGLTDALRSMDSIEWMHVRHEEVAAFAAGAEAAATGELAVCAGSCGPGNLHLINGLFDCHRNHVPVLAIAAQIPSSEIGLNYFQETHPQELFKECSHFIELVTNPAQMPQVLHRAMRSAILNRGVAVVVIPGDVSLLEVEDTLKPWPALHAPRTLPAQADLLQLSEILTHSEKVTLLCGSGCAGAHAQVVALADALGAPVVHALRGKEHVEWDNPFDVGMTGLIGFSSGYHAMLDCDTLIMLGTDFPYRQFYPTDAKIIQIDRNPQALGRRTTLDLGIAADVSETIDALLPRLTRKADRSFLETSLKHYVKARQGLDDLAQPSKANRPIHPQYVARLLSELADEDAIFTADVGSPTVWAARYLKMNGKRRLIGSFNHGSMANAMPQAIGAQAAFPGRQVISMSGDGGFAMLMGDFISLTQLKLPVKVIVFDNASLGFVAMEMKAAGYLDAGTELKNPDFAAMSNAMGILGIRVEQSEDLEPALRRALAHDGPVLVDVVTATQELVMPPSIKLEQAKGFSLYMLKAVMSGRGDEVIELARTNWLR from the coding sequence ATGGCGAAAATCAACCTGGCCCAGCAACTGGCGACCACCCTTGAACAGGCGGGCATCAAGCGCATCTGGGGCCTGACCGGCGACAGCCTCAACGGCCTCACCGACGCGCTGCGCAGCATGGACAGCATCGAATGGATGCATGTGCGCCACGAAGAAGTTGCCGCCTTCGCTGCCGGTGCCGAAGCCGCCGCCACCGGTGAACTGGCGGTGTGCGCCGGCAGCTGCGGGCCGGGCAACCTGCACTTGATCAATGGTCTGTTTGACTGCCATCGCAACCATGTGCCGGTGCTGGCGATTGCCGCGCAGATTCCGTCCTCGGAGATAGGGCTCAACTATTTCCAGGAAACCCATCCCCAGGAACTGTTCAAGGAATGCAGCCACTTTATCGAATTGGTCACTAACCCCGCGCAAATGCCTCAGGTGCTGCACCGGGCGATGCGCTCAGCGATCCTCAATCGCGGCGTCGCGGTGGTGGTGATTCCGGGGGATGTATCGCTACTGGAAGTCGAAGACACCCTCAAGCCGTGGCCGGCCCTGCACGCACCACGCACGCTGCCTGCGCAGGCAGATCTGCTGCAATTGAGCGAGATCCTCACACACAGCGAGAAAGTTACCCTGCTGTGTGGCAGTGGCTGCGCCGGCGCCCATGCGCAAGTCGTGGCGCTGGCGGATGCGCTGGGCGCACCCGTGGTACACGCGCTGCGCGGCAAGGAACATGTGGAATGGGACAACCCGTTCGATGTGGGCATGACCGGCCTGATCGGCTTCAGCTCCGGCTACCACGCCATGCTCGACTGCGACACGCTGATCATGCTCGGCACCGATTTCCCTTATCGCCAGTTCTACCCCACCGACGCGAAGATCATCCAGATCGACCGCAACCCGCAGGCACTGGGCCGCCGCACCACATTGGACCTGGGCATTGCAGCGGATGTCAGTGAAACCATCGACGCCCTCCTGCCGCGCCTGACCCGCAAGGCGGATCGCAGCTTTCTTGAGACCTCACTGAAGCATTACGTGAAAGCCCGCCAAGGGCTGGATGACCTGGCGCAACCGTCCAAGGCCAACCGGCCGATCCATCCGCAATACGTCGCGCGATTGCTCAGCGAGCTGGCCGACGAGGACGCGATCTTTACCGCCGATGTCGGCTCGCCCACAGTCTGGGCGGCGCGCTACCTGAAGATGAACGGCAAGCGCCGTCTAATCGGCTCGTTCAACCACGGCTCTATGGCCAACGCCATGCCCCAGGCCATCGGCGCGCAGGCAGCGTTCCCCGGTCGGCAAGTGATTTCCATGTCTGGTGACGGTGGTTTCGCCATGTTGATGGGGGACTTCATCTCGCTGACGCAGTTGAAGTTGCCCGTTAAAGTCATCGTATTCGATAACGCCTCACTGGGTTTTGTCGCCATGGAGATGAAGGCCGCAGGCTACCTGGACGCCGGCACCGAGCTGAAAAACCCGGACTTCGCGGCCATGTCCAACGCGATGGGCATCCTGGGTATACGCGTGGAGCAATCCGAAGACCTGGAGCCGGCCTTGCGCCGCGCCCTGGCCCATGATGGCCCGGTGCTAGTGGATGTGGTGACAGCCACCCAGGAACTGGTGATGCCGCCGAGCATCAAGCTGGAACAGGCCAAGGGGTTCAGCCTGTATATGCTCAAGGCGGTGATGAGCGGGCGTGGCGATGAAGTGATCGAGTTGGCGCGCACGAACTGGCTAAGGTAA
- a CDS encoding MerR family transcriptional regulator, which translates to MNIGELAKQSGLAASRIRFYESEGLISQVGRQSNGYRRYAPEALQTLQLIQSAQQAGFTLQELKALMPAPGEHKRDELIEALERKVTQIEVMQAQLAHSKAQLLEVIEAVRAQPEGVPCSMGQKQVLASIKLQP; encoded by the coding sequence ATGAATATTGGTGAGCTGGCAAAACAGAGCGGTCTGGCCGCTTCACGCATTCGTTTTTACGAGAGCGAAGGGTTGATCAGTCAGGTCGGACGCCAGTCCAACGGATACCGGCGTTATGCGCCAGAGGCGTTGCAGACCCTGCAATTGATTCAGAGTGCGCAGCAGGCCGGGTTTACCTTGCAGGAACTCAAGGCACTGATGCCCGCGCCGGGAGAGCACAAGCGCGACGAGTTGATCGAGGCCCTGGAGCGCAAAGTGACACAGATCGAAGTGATGCAAGCGCAATTGGCCCACAGCAAAGCGCAGTTGCTGGAGGTGATCGAGGCCGTGCGGGCGCAGCCGGAAGGCGTGCCATGCTCCATGGGGCAGAAGCAGGTACTGGCGTCGATAAAACTTCAACCATAA
- a CDS encoding nitrite/sulfite reductase — protein MYVYDEYDQRIIEDRVKQFRDQTRRYLAGELSEEEFRPLRLQNGLYVQRFAPMLRVAVPYGQLTSRQMRMMGKIARDFDKGYAHISTRQNVQFNWPALEDVPDILAELATVQMHAIQTSGNCLRNVTTDQFAGVAADELIDPRPWCEIVRQWTTFHPEFAYLPRKFKIAINGSTSDRAAIEVHDIGLEPVYNAAGELGFRVLVGGGLGRTPVVGAFINEFLPWQDLLSYLDAILRVYNRYGRRDNKYKARIKILVKALTPEVFAQKVDAEMEHLRGGQTTLTEAEVHRVAKHFVDPEYKALANQDAEIAELDQQHPGFARWRGRNTLAHKKPGYVAVTLSLKPTGVAPGDITDKQLDAVADLADRYSFGQLRTSHEQNIILADVEQSQLFTLWGELREGGFATPNIGLLTDIICCPGGDFCSLANAKSIPIAESIQRRFDDLDYLFDIGELDLNISGCMNACGHHHVGHIGILGVDKKGEEFYQVSLGGSASRDASLGKILGPSFAQEAMPEVIGKLIDVYIEQRTEDERFIDTYQRIGIDLFKERVYAANH, from the coding sequence ATGTACGTATACGACGAATACGATCAGCGCATCATCGAGGACCGCGTCAAGCAGTTCCGTGATCAGACCCGACGCTACCTAGCAGGTGAACTGAGCGAAGAAGAGTTCCGCCCTCTGCGCCTGCAAAATGGCCTTTATGTTCAGCGCTTTGCGCCGATGCTGCGGGTGGCTGTGCCTTACGGCCAGTTGACTTCGCGCCAGATGCGCATGATGGGCAAGATTGCCCGCGACTTCGACAAAGGCTACGCCCACATCAGTACCCGCCAGAACGTGCAGTTCAACTGGCCGGCGCTGGAAGATGTGCCGGACATCCTGGCTGAACTGGCCACCGTGCAGATGCACGCCATTCAGACCAGCGGTAACTGCCTGCGCAACGTGACCACCGACCAATTTGCTGGCGTTGCCGCCGATGAGTTGATCGACCCACGCCCCTGGTGCGAAATCGTCCGTCAGTGGACCACGTTCCACCCGGAATTCGCCTACCTGCCGCGCAAGTTCAAGATCGCCATCAACGGCTCGACCTCGGACCGTGCGGCCATTGAAGTCCACGACATTGGCCTGGAGCCGGTGTACAACGCCGCTGGCGAGTTGGGCTTCCGTGTGCTGGTGGGTGGCGGCCTGGGCCGTACGCCGGTGGTCGGCGCGTTTATCAACGAGTTCCTGCCGTGGCAGGACCTGTTGAGCTACCTCGACGCCATCCTGCGGGTCTACAACCGTTATGGCCGTCGTGACAACAAGTACAAGGCCCGGATCAAGATCCTGGTCAAGGCGCTGACCCCTGAGGTGTTCGCCCAGAAAGTCGACGCCGAGATGGAACACCTGCGCGGCGGCCAGACCACCCTGACCGAAGCCGAAGTGCACCGTGTTGCCAAGCATTTCGTCGACCCTGAGTACAAGGCCCTGGCCAACCAGGACGCCGAAATCGCCGAGCTCGACCAGCAGCACCCAGGCTTTGCCCGCTGGCGTGGCCGCAATACCCTGGCGCACAAGAAGCCGGGCTATGTGGCCGTGACCCTGTCGCTCAAGCCCACCGGTGTGGCCCCAGGCGATATCACCGACAAGCAGCTCGACGCCGTCGCCGACCTGGCCGACCGCTACAGCTTCGGCCAACTGCGCACCTCCCACGAGCAGAACATCATCCTCGCGGACGTGGAGCAGAGCCAACTGTTCACCCTGTGGGGCGAACTGCGCGAAGGCGGTTTCGCCACGCCGAACATCGGCCTGCTGACCGACATCATCTGCTGCCCGGGTGGCGATTTCTGCTCCCTGGCCAACGCCAAGTCGATCCCGATCGCCGAATCGATCCAGCGCCGTTTCGACGACCTGGACTACCTGTTCGACATCGGCGAGCTGGACCTGAACATTTCCGGTTGCATGAACGCCTGTGGTCACCACCACGTCGGCCACATCGGCATTCTGGGCGTGGACAAGAAAGGCGAAGAATTCTACCAAGTGTCCCTGGGTGGCAGCGCCAGCCGCGATGCGAGCCTGGGCAAGATCCTCGGCCCGTCCTTCGCCCAGGAAGCCATGCCCGAGGTGATCGGCAAACTGATCGATGTGTACATCGAACAGCGCACCGAAGATGAGCGTTTCATCGACACCTACCAGCGCATTGGCATTGACCTGTTCAAGGAGCGCGTCTATGCAGCGAATCATTAA